A genomic region of Leptolyngbya sp. NIES-2104 contains the following coding sequences:
- a CDS encoding M23 family metallopeptidase, translated as MTQPFFRATFILMLSGCGSLIGFSGISQAQTQSAIDAMPAPNPSTAQTPTTPAGSDAFIDRTDYGLGATERIAPETTIAKPIAPKQYAATDSVSVAPVEVGGFKLSVKGIDWSTVTPPNPVGSAYGTVQNYYNRTVRPIGRIGNGDLKLIFPLSIPAPITSIFGWRLHPITGDARLHTGTDIGAPLGTPVLAALTGRVIMADFFGGYGLAIGLEHNAGAQQTLYAHLSEIFVKPGDIVKQGSVIGRVGSTGNSTGPHLHFEVRQQTTDGWVAMDAGVVLETAMAELVKSMQVAQVPKTR; from the coding sequence ATGACTCAACCTTTCTTCAGAGCCACCTTTATCCTTATGCTGTCAGGATGTGGCAGTTTAATTGGGTTTAGCGGAATCAGTCAGGCTCAAACTCAGAGTGCGATCGATGCGATGCCTGCTCCTAACCCTTCCACTGCCCAAACTCCAACGACTCCAGCGGGCAGCGATGCGTTTATTGATCGTACCGATTACGGTTTGGGCGCGACCGAACGAATTGCACCGGAAACGACGATCGCGAAACCAATTGCACCCAAACAATATGCAGCGACAGATTCTGTGAGTGTGGCTCCGGTCGAAGTCGGTGGCTTTAAGCTGTCGGTCAAAGGCATTGATTGGAGCACTGTGACCCCTCCGAATCCAGTCGGGTCTGCTTATGGCACCGTTCAGAATTATTACAATCGCACCGTTCGCCCGATCGGTCGAATTGGCAACGGCGATCTGAAACTGATCTTTCCGTTATCGATTCCGGCTCCGATCACGTCGATTTTCGGTTGGCGACTGCATCCGATTACAGGCGATGCTCGACTGCATACTGGAACGGATATCGGTGCACCACTCGGAACGCCCGTATTAGCCGCTTTGACAGGTCGGGTGATCATGGCAGATTTCTTTGGTGGGTATGGATTAGCGATCGGGCTAGAACATAACGCAGGCGCACAGCAAACTTTATACGCTCACTTGTCTGAGATTTTTGTCAAGCCTGGGGACATTGTGAAGCAGGGTTCTGTGATTGGACGGGTCGGAAGTACTGGAAATTCGACGGGTCCGCATCTGCACTTTGAAGTCCGGCAGCAGACCACAGATGGTTGGGTCGCGATGGATGCAGGGGTTGTCCTCGAAACGGCAATGGCGGAATTGGTCAAATCGATGCAGGTGGCGCAAGTTCCCAAGACTCGTTAA
- a CDS encoding TolC family protein, whose product MKPSLELLALGVGVCMTVGTIGAASANPVPTQDEPESSTSSISSKPPAPVAPPLTLGANHDRDGDPTPPFAIALTPRTVAQTPPVAKPTPAKPTSKTAQGTPSPRPSAPLPTTGSPPSPSTPAPSNPTPQPPSGSTPAPQTPGTGGANQIVPTPPGLDPAANRLQFPTRPGEVQVRNVQPITLQQALELAERNNRDLEVSRLQVEQSRAAIRQARAANFPTLALTANLSRSGNVFISQTPSFSQQLAGIDPNSTSTAFNTGVQLNYSLFTSGLIQAQIRATERQSRSLELQLEETREQVRLTVSTNYYNLQNADAQVAINEAAVRNAEANLRDSRAQETAGLGTRFDTLRAEVNLANAQQLLRNAQATQEVSRRQLAQVLSISETATLTTADPVQPAGSWTIPLEDSIVLAYKNRSELEQQLVQREVSQAQIQAARAENGVTLNLVGNYNFQRSGTTNTSTNNADSYNLALQARWNLFDGGATNAVISQRERDREIAEARFAQNRNLIRFQVEQAFSNLQANLANINTTQQSVAQAEEALRLAILRFQAGVGTQTDRISAEAALTQAQGNRVSAIINYNLALAQLRRAVSNLSP is encoded by the coding sequence ATGAAACCGTCTCTTGAATTACTAGCTTTAGGTGTGGGAGTTTGCATGACTGTCGGAACGATCGGAGCGGCATCTGCCAATCCTGTCCCGACTCAAGACGAACCGGAATCCTCCACCTCATCCATTTCCTCCAAACCCCCTGCTCCCGTGGCGCCTCCCTTGACGCTTGGAGCCAACCACGATCGCGACGGCGACCCAACGCCACCGTTTGCCATTGCGCTCACCCCAAGAACCGTCGCCCAAACGCCCCCTGTGGCTAAGCCTACCCCCGCTAAACCCACTTCAAAAACGGCTCAGGGCACCCCGTCACCCCGTCCTTCTGCCCCGCTTCCCACAACCGGATCACCGCCATCCCCCAGCACCCCCGCCCCCAGCAATCCCACTCCACAGCCTCCATCCGGTAGCACCCCCGCCCCCCAAACCCCCGGAACTGGCGGCGCGAACCAAATCGTTCCGACTCCCCCTGGACTCGATCCCGCTGCGAATCGCCTCCAATTTCCCACCCGACCCGGAGAAGTCCAGGTTCGCAACGTCCAACCGATTACCCTCCAGCAAGCGCTAGAACTCGCAGAACGCAACAACCGCGATTTAGAAGTCTCACGCCTACAGGTCGAGCAAAGTCGCGCTGCCATTCGTCAAGCCCGCGCCGCAAATTTTCCGACCTTGGCACTCACCGCCAACCTGTCTCGATCGGGCAACGTCTTCATTTCACAAACGCCATCTTTCTCACAGCAACTTGCTGGGATCGATCCCAATTCGACCAGTACCGCTTTTAATACGGGTGTTCAACTCAACTACAGTCTGTTCACGTCTGGCTTGATTCAGGCGCAGATTCGTGCCACTGAACGACAATCGCGATCGCTCGAATTACAGCTTGAAGAAACCCGCGAACAAGTCCGCCTTACGGTTTCGACGAATTACTACAACTTACAGAACGCAGATGCTCAAGTCGCGATCAACGAAGCCGCAGTCCGAAACGCAGAAGCCAACTTGAGAGACTCTAGAGCGCAAGAAACTGCTGGCTTAGGAACCCGATTCGATACGCTGCGGGCAGAAGTGAACCTGGCAAACGCTCAACAACTCTTACGCAACGCTCAAGCCACTCAGGAAGTCAGTCGTCGGCAACTCGCGCAGGTTCTGAGTATCTCAGAAACCGCCACCCTCACCACTGCCGACCCAGTACAACCTGCGGGCAGTTGGACGATTCCACTCGAAGACAGCATTGTGCTGGCTTATAAAAACCGTTCAGAGCTAGAGCAACAACTGGTGCAGCGAGAAGTGAGCCAAGCGCAAATCCAAGCCGCACGAGCAGAAAACGGAGTGACGCTGAATCTGGTAGGCAATTACAATTTTCAGAGATCGGGAACCACCAACACCAGCACAAACAACGCAGACAGCTACAACTTGGCACTGCAAGCCCGCTGGAATTTGTTCGATGGCGGCGCGACGAATGCCGTGATCAGCCAGCGAGAGCGCGATCGCGAAATCGCCGAAGCCCGATTTGCCCAAAACCGCAATTTGATCCGCTTCCAAGTCGAGCAAGCGTTTTCCAACTTGCAAGCGAACCTGGCGAATATCAATACCACTCAGCAATCGGTGGCACAGGCAGAAGAAGCCCTACGACTGGCAATTCTCCGATTCCAGGCGGGTGTCGGAACCCAGACCGATCGCATTAGCGCTGAAGCCGCTCTCACTCAGGCACAAGGTAACCGAGTCAGTGCGATTATCAATTACAATCTGGCACTCGCACAACTCCGACGCGCTGTGAGTAATCTCAGTCCCTGA
- a CDS encoding pentapeptide repeat-containing protein — MNAQELLQRYNSGHLDFVGKNLGGIDLTHADLIGLNLSQADLNHATLIFAYLNRANLTQVNFAYANLSGANLSQSNLFNANLRDADLHGAILCGADLRGADLSLALILDANLSGADLRNANFSGADLRGANLRGANFREEKRSYEGANLRGADLRGADLRGANLTGADLTRSNLAGANLSEANLRETTLTQANLSEAILTGTFFTDANLTEANLSHANLKDAKLNRTTLAHANLQSANLTEATLNHAKLHKADLSSATLIRAKLNHADLSRTNLQAALLIDAVLVEAYLGRADLREANLTHANFTRAEMSSALVRNAIVQGMIRPDGTVEN, encoded by the coding sequence ATGAACGCTCAAGAATTGCTACAACGATACAACTCAGGTCACCTAGATTTTGTCGGCAAAAACTTGGGAGGAATTGATCTAACCCATGCAGATTTGATCGGCTTAAATTTGTCTCAAGCTGATTTGAATCATGCAACTCTAATCTTTGCTTATCTCAATCGGGCAAATCTAACTCAAGTGAATTTTGCCTATGCAAATTTGAGTGGTGCAAACCTGAGCCAATCGAATTTATTCAACGCAAATTTACGCGATGCCGATCTGCATGGAGCAATTCTTTGTGGTGCGGATTTACGAGGAGCCGATCTTTCCCTGGCACTGATTCTAGATGCGAATTTAAGCGGGGCAGACCTGCGAAACGCGAATTTTAGTGGTGCGGATTTGCGGGGAGCCAATCTGAGAGGGGCGAATTTCCGCGAAGAGAAACGCAGCTATGAAGGCGCAAATTTACGCGGAGCAGATTTACGTGGAGCCGATTTACGCGGTGCAAATTTAACAGGGGCGGATTTAACACGATCGAATCTCGCCGGAGCCAATTTGAGTGAGGCAAATCTTCGAGAAACCACACTCACCCAGGCAAATCTCAGTGAAGCCATTCTGACCGGAACGTTTTTCACCGATGCCAATCTCACAGAAGCAAACTTGAGTCACGCGAATTTGAAAGATGCGAAATTAAATCGAACCACTCTCGCTCATGCCAATCTCCAATCCGCAAATCTGACCGAAGCCACTCTAAATCACGCAAAATTGCACAAAGCAGATCTCTCATCTGCTACCTTGATTCGCGCCAAATTAAACCACGCTGATTTGAGCCGCACGAATCTTCAAGCCGCGCTCTTGATCGATGCAGTCTTAGTCGAAGCTTATCTTGGACGTGCCGATCTCCGAGAGGCAAATCTCACTCACGCCAATTTTACGCGGGCAGAGATGAGTAGTGCGCTCGTGAGAAATGCGATCGTCCAAGGCATGATTCGACCCGATGGCACCGTTGAAAATTAA
- the crtA gene encoding cyanoexosortase A, whose translation MQYGLLSLLSALITLHFSLVLRSENTDLIGSSLLYWSAAILVLRQKQIQLKCSNNLASMSIGSLMLISVLSKSASISGNDIFLRVFPILSIAALVLIGSGFSGLKQHWQELFILCIFAIPPGLILLFLDPSSITAKVSGCILSALGFQVSIQGVLVSLPKGSIEVYSACAGVATMLQLFGVALMYLFLQPTKHYQKFLIPGFALLIAFLVNAFRVALMAVLVALGDQAAFEYWHVGNGSLVFSTIAVVIFCLSSQVLLPHEARSL comes from the coding sequence ATGCAATACGGACTGCTCAGCTTGCTTTCTGCTTTGATTACGTTACATTTCAGCCTTGTCCTGAGAAGCGAAAACACAGACTTAATCGGTTCTAGTCTTCTATACTGGTCGGCGGCAATTCTCGTATTGCGTCAAAAACAGATTCAGCTTAAATGCTCAAACAACTTAGCTTCGATGAGTATTGGTAGTTTAATGCTCATTTCTGTGTTAAGTAAAAGCGCTTCGATTTCTGGAAATGATATTTTTCTCAGAGTGTTTCCGATTTTGTCGATCGCGGCTCTAGTCCTCATCGGGTCAGGCTTTAGCGGCTTAAAACAACATTGGCAAGAACTATTCATTCTGTGCATTTTCGCGATTCCGCCAGGTTTAATTTTGTTGTTCTTAGATCCTTCATCAATCACTGCAAAAGTTTCAGGTTGTATCTTATCTGCTTTGGGGTTTCAGGTTTCAATTCAGGGTGTGTTAGTCAGCTTACCAAAAGGCTCGATCGAGGTTTATTCCGCTTGTGCTGGAGTTGCCACAATGCTACAGCTTTTCGGGGTTGCGCTGATGTATCTCTTCCTTCAGCCTACAAAGCACTATCAGAAATTTCTCATTCCCGGATTTGCGTTATTAATCGCATTTTTAGTGAATGCCTTTCGAGTTGCTCTGATGGCAGTGCTCGTTGCACTCGGCGATCAAGCTGCTTTCGAGTATTGGCATGTGGGCAATGGTTCTCTTGTGTTTTCAACGATCGCAGTTGTGATCTTCTGTTTATCCTCACAGGTTTTACTTCCTCATGAAGCACGATCGCTTTAA
- a CDS encoding biotin--[acetyl-CoA-carboxylase] ligase, producing the protein MQPWLINLESCESTNTWALEHLSELHHGDTIFTHNQTAGRGQFDRSWISSSGVLTASFVLELSISQLPGFSLIAGLAVIHAIETLLPDQQGALRLKWTNDVFAAGRKLSGILCESRIRADQAQVVVGIGLNCETVPEFVQNAISLQDISADVPDREKLLAQLRTNLMNFCDRAFSTLLPEIRSRDLLLDRSIVFESGGKQCTGKGAGIDDEGQLLIRFGDEVKRYRSGRVLSIDDLPNL; encoded by the coding sequence ATGCAACCCTGGCTGATCAATTTAGAAAGCTGCGAAAGCACAAATACTTGGGCATTAGAGCACCTTTCTGAGTTACATCACGGAGACACGATTTTTACTCACAATCAAACCGCAGGACGCGGACAGTTCGATCGCAGTTGGATCTCTTCTTCCGGTGTTCTGACTGCCAGTTTTGTCCTAGAACTATCAATCTCTCAGTTGCCCGGTTTTAGTCTAATTGCTGGTCTTGCCGTGATTCATGCGATCGAAACTTTACTCCCCGATCAGCAGGGCGCACTTCGCCTCAAGTGGACAAACGACGTTTTTGCAGCGGGTCGAAAACTTTCGGGAATTTTGTGTGAATCTCGAATTCGAGCCGATCAAGCCCAAGTTGTGGTTGGAATCGGTCTGAACTGCGAAACGGTACCTGAATTCGTTCAGAACGCGATTAGCCTACAGGACATTTCCGCCGACGTTCCCGATCGCGAAAAATTATTAGCGCAACTTCGGACTAATTTAATGAACTTTTGCGATCGCGCTTTCTCAACATTGCTGCCAGAAATTCGATCGCGAGATTTGCTCCTCGATCGCTCAATTGTCTTCGAGTCTGGGGGAAAGCAGTGCACCGGAAAAGGAGCCGGAATCGACGACGAAGGACAGCTACTAATTCGATTCGGAGACGAAGTAAAACGGTATCGATCCGGACGAGTTTTATCGATCGACGATCTGCCAAATCTCTAG
- a CDS encoding VIT domain-containing protein has translation MQATRSTYTAHCFNPTCQQPENPLNATQCKNCGTPLLLLDRYRAIRLIGQGGFGRTLLVTDEAENSRCVIKQFFPQSQGNSEKAAELFRLEAQRLETLGQHSQIPKLLDYFEVEGNQYLVQEFVDGRNLAQELAEVGAFNETQIRQLLQDILPILKFVHDHQVIHRDIKPENIVRRMSDRRFVLVDFGAAKYTTETTLGKTGTMIGSAAYTAPEQVRGKAIYASDLYSLGVTCIHLLTQMPPFELFDSGENKWVWRHYLNKETTRDGFIKPKRKTVVSSWLATILDKLLESGTTKRYTNAESVLKDLKSKPRRFKKRYVVAGITGVIAIAAFGGLRTFVAPVVQRVSPDIITPTASESTIAGLYSTKSGEKQSFPLQHTEVMARVTGNVSRVEVTQTFTNPFKTPLEAVYMFPLPDEAAVDDMEIRVGDRIIRGLIKKRQEAKQLFEAAKQEGKTAGLLEQERDNVFTQSLANIKPGEKIDVKIRYTENLKFEKGSYEFAFPMVVAPRYNPMNGVKNPAKSAPAARPGQNIGMTIEIDAGVPIKGLQSTTHQIQSQQEGRSTRIQLKNEDTIPNKDFVLQYQVSDTKAQSTTLTDVDQRGGHFATYLIPAVNYQQSEIVPKDIVFLIDTSGSQSGEPIQASKELMRRFIKGLNPDDTFTIIDFASTTQKLSAKPLANTPENRKRAIDYINNIDANGGSELFNGIQEVLKFPPTPEGRLRSVVLLTDGLVGDDERVIAEVQKNLKPGNRLYSFGVGFSVNRFLIDRVAELGRGNSQIVIPGKPSDKVVEQFFQQINNPVLTNIEVTWEGTGEAPEMYPQKIPDLFANQPIVLFGKKRDRIDGTLKITGTAAGGARFEKRVPVDFAQNSTNSLSGGIAQLWGRSRIKELSNQMFAKETDAGVKAITETALDYRLMSKYTSFVAISQNQRVEPNSGQKVNVPVELPPNMQPNNGTQTEEVPEPAEIAGSLVAIALLWWRFGRRRAKVVKP, from the coding sequence ATGCAAGCCACCCGTTCAACCTACACCGCACATTGTTTTAATCCCACCTGTCAGCAGCCTGAAAATCCACTCAATGCAACTCAATGCAAGAATTGTGGAACACCGTTATTGTTACTCGATCGATATCGCGCCATTCGCTTAATCGGTCAAGGCGGATTTGGGCGAACACTGCTTGTAACCGATGAAGCGGAAAATTCTCGCTGTGTGATTAAGCAGTTCTTTCCACAGTCCCAGGGAAATTCTGAAAAAGCGGCTGAACTCTTTCGACTCGAAGCGCAGCGATTGGAAACATTGGGACAGCATTCACAAATTCCAAAGTTACTGGACTATTTCGAGGTTGAAGGCAATCAGTATTTAGTTCAAGAATTTGTAGATGGTCGCAACTTAGCGCAAGAACTCGCAGAAGTCGGAGCATTCAACGAAACTCAGATTCGACAGTTGTTGCAGGACATTTTACCGATTCTCAAGTTTGTCCATGATCATCAAGTGATTCATCGGGATATCAAGCCTGAGAACATTGTGCGGAGAATGAGCGATCGCAGATTCGTTCTCGTTGATTTTGGTGCAGCAAAGTACACGACTGAGACAACTTTAGGCAAAACTGGAACAATGATCGGTTCTGCGGCGTACACTGCACCCGAACAAGTTCGAGGAAAAGCGATTTATGCAAGTGATCTCTATAGCTTAGGTGTAACTTGCATTCATTTACTCACTCAGATGCCGCCCTTTGAATTGTTCGATAGCGGTGAGAATAAGTGGGTGTGGCGACACTATCTAAACAAAGAAACCACTCGCGATGGATTCATCAAACCGAAGCGCAAAACCGTTGTTAGTTCCTGGCTTGCAACAATTCTCGATAAGTTGCTAGAAAGTGGAACAACCAAACGATACACCAATGCTGAGAGTGTTCTAAAAGACCTGAAATCGAAGCCCCGACGATTCAAAAAACGCTATGTGGTTGCTGGTATTACCGGAGTGATTGCGATCGCAGCTTTCGGAGGTTTAAGAACATTCGTCGCCCCGGTCGTTCAGAGAGTTTCGCCGGATATCATCACACCAACAGCATCAGAATCAACGATCGCAGGGTTATACAGCACCAAAAGCGGAGAGAAGCAATCCTTTCCATTGCAACATACGGAAGTCATGGCGCGAGTTACGGGTAACGTGTCGCGTGTGGAAGTTACGCAAACATTTACGAATCCCTTTAAGACCCCGTTAGAAGCGGTGTATATGTTCCCACTGCCCGATGAAGCCGCAGTCGATGATATGGAAATTCGAGTGGGCGATCGCATTATTCGCGGCTTGATCAAGAAGCGTCAAGAAGCAAAGCAGCTATTTGAAGCCGCAAAGCAGGAAGGGAAAACCGCAGGACTGTTAGAACAAGAGCGCGACAATGTGTTTACTCAATCACTTGCTAACATCAAACCTGGCGAAAAAATTGATGTTAAAATTCGCTATACCGAAAATCTGAAGTTTGAAAAAGGTAGCTATGAGTTTGCGTTTCCGATGGTAGTCGCGCCTCGATACAATCCAATGAATGGGGTGAAAAATCCGGCAAAATCCGCTCCAGCAGCGCGACCCGGACAAAATATCGGAATGACGATCGAGATCGATGCAGGTGTGCCAATCAAAGGACTCCAATCCACAACGCATCAAATTCAATCACAGCAAGAAGGTCGATCGACAAGAATTCAACTGAAGAACGAGGATACTATTCCGAACAAAGATTTCGTGTTGCAGTATCAGGTTTCAGATACCAAAGCACAGTCTACAACTCTAACCGATGTTGATCAGCGGGGCGGGCATTTTGCAACGTATCTAATTCCTGCGGTGAACTATCAGCAGAGCGAGATTGTTCCGAAAGATATTGTTTTCCTGATTGATACTTCTGGCTCACAATCCGGTGAACCGATCCAAGCTTCTAAAGAGTTAATGCGACGGTTTATCAAGGGGCTAAACCCAGATGACACCTTCACAATTATCGATTTTGCAAGCACCACTCAGAAGCTTTCAGCTAAGCCTCTGGCGAACACTCCAGAGAATCGAAAACGAGCGATCGACTATATCAACAACATCGATGCAAACGGCGGCTCTGAACTATTTAACGGCATTCAAGAAGTCCTGAAGTTTCCCCCGACTCCAGAAGGGCGATTACGCAGTGTTGTTTTGCTAACCGATGGATTAGTCGGGGATGATGAGCGCGTCATTGCTGAAGTGCAGAAAAATCTCAAGCCTGGAAATCGCTTGTATAGTTTCGGAGTGGGTTTCTCGGTGAATCGATTTTTAATCGATCGAGTGGCTGAACTCGGTCGCGGAAATTCTCAGATTGTGATTCCAGGAAAACCCTCTGATAAAGTGGTCGAACAATTCTTCCAGCAAATCAACAATCCGGTATTAACAAACATTGAAGTGACCTGGGAAGGAACCGGGGAAGCTCCAGAAATGTATCCGCAAAAGATTCCTGACTTGTTCGCAAATCAGCCGATCGTATTGTTTGGTAAAAAGCGCGATCGTATAGATGGCACTCTCAAAATTACCGGAACAGCGGCAGGCGGCGCACGATTCGAGAAACGGGTTCCCGTCGATTTTGCTCAGAACTCTACGAACTCATTATCGGGTGGGATTGCTCAATTATGGGGTCGATCGCGCATCAAAGAACTATCCAATCAAATGTTTGCGAAAGAAACGGATGCAGGTGTGAAAGCGATTACTGAAACTGCACTTGATTATCGCTTGATGTCGAAGTATACCTCCTTTGTTGCCATCAGCCAAAATCAGCGGGTCGAACCAAATTCAGGTCAGAAAGTTAATGTTCCGGTTGAGCTTCCCCCAAATATGCAGCCGAACAATGGAACTCAAACCGAGGAAGTTCCTGAGCCTGCGGAAATTGCGGGAAGTCTGGTTGCGATCGCGCTTCTGTGGTGGCGATTTGGACGGCGACGGGCAAAGGTGGTAAAACCTTAA
- a CDS encoding cyanoexosortase A system-associated protein, whose amino-acid sequence MKHDRFKFIYICVLTAGTIAVLIKAHFYPNKPIQATFEVPQTLDLPDWSLKSSSPINDNQRTFQSGRTYQYQQKQTTIDIEIRHIINTDGDVRDYFQVYQSIVPTQPIIQQKNGFYGLFTHQNRTYLSTCINPKGESTFTGVQFARNRNLYDIRPDRIALWLFSSTNLRDERCLWVQLSTTNRDRELLEKTWFTLYPKLRDRFRV is encoded by the coding sequence ATGAAGCACGATCGCTTTAAGTTCATCTACATCTGTGTGCTGACTGCGGGAACGATCGCAGTGTTAATCAAAGCGCATTTCTACCCAAACAAGCCGATTCAAGCCACCTTTGAAGTCCCGCAAACTCTGGATCTACCGGACTGGTCATTAAAATCTAGCAGCCCGATCAACGACAATCAAAGGACGTTTCAAAGTGGTAGAACTTATCAATATCAACAGAAGCAAACGACGATCGATATCGAAATTCGTCATATCATCAATACCGATGGCGATGTGCGGGATTATTTCCAGGTTTATCAGTCGATCGTGCCAACACAGCCGATTATTCAGCAAAAAAACGGCTTCTACGGATTGTTTACCCATCAGAATCGCACTTATCTTAGTACCTGTATCAATCCAAAAGGCGAAAGTACGTTTACTGGAGTTCAGTTTGCTCGCAATCGGAATCTGTACGATATTCGACCCGATCGCATTGCTTTATGGTTATTTAGCTCTACCAATTTGAGAGATGAACGCTGCTTGTGGGTGCAGTTGTCAACAACCAATCGCGATCGAGAATTGTTAGAAAAAACCTGGTTCACGCTCTACCCAAAATTACGCGATCGCTTCAGAGTATGA